Proteins encoded in a region of the Zea mays cultivar B73 chromosome 2, Zm-B73-REFERENCE-NAM-5.0, whole genome shotgun sequence genome:
- the LOC109944412 gene encoding glutathione S-transferase T3-like, whose protein sequence is MGTDWNQVMAQYGSYLSEDDATQFQNTAFAPSPEIPAQGSPAPPLVKKAPQRTKLANFTSEEDMRVCQAWLAVSCDPIVNTGQKRQGFWNRITEAYNSRRGSMPERSTKSLMSRWDSIKTQCSTFAGYMMAVLRQNPSGMTDADKTSLAATRFAAVEKKPFHFLHCWSILKDQPKWMDQHMGNQNPPPNPIATQSNTIDLDAASTEEKKLEFMKKQERQKLILERKKLNLEKMKMERQKVKEETEQEVLILSMDLTKCNPLLRQYYEAKQQEILARVTGSSSSSK, encoded by the exons ATGGGTACCGACTGGAACCAAGTTATGGCACAATATGGAAGTTACCTATCCGAGGATGATGCCACTCAGTTTCAGAACACTGCATTTGCTCCTTCGCCTGAGATACCAGCCCAGGGATCACCAGCACCACCTCTAGTGAAGAAGGCTCCTCAACGCACAAAGCTAGCAAATTTCACGTCTGAAGAGGATATGAGGGTTTGTCAAGCTTGGTTGGCTGTGAGTTGTGATCCCATTGTGAACACTGGTCAGAAGCGTCAAGGATTTTGGAATCGGATTACAGAGGCATACAACTCTCGCAGAGGATCAATGCCAGAGAGGTCTACAAAATCTCTCATGAGCAGGTGGGACAGTATCAAAACTCAATGTTCTACATTTGCTGGATACATGATGGCTGTGCTTCGACAAAACCCAAGTGGCATGACTGATGCAGATAAG ACATCTCTTGCGGCTACTCGGTTTGCTGCTGTTGAAAAGAAGCCCTTCCATTTCTTACATTGTTGGTCCATATTGAAGGATCAACCAAAATGGATGGACCAGCACATGGGTAACCAAAATCCTCCACCGAACCCTATTGCTACCCAATCAAATACTATTGACTTAGATGCTG CTtcaactgaggagaagaagttgGAGTTCATGAAGAAACAGGAGAGGCAGAAACTCATATTGGAGAGGAAGAAGCTTAATCTAGAGAAGATGAAGATGGAACGACAAAAGGTGAAGGAGGAGACGGAACAGGAGGTTCTGATATTGAGCATGGATTTGACAAAATGTAACCCCCTCCTTCGACAGTACTATGAGGCGAAACAACAGGAGATTCTGGCAAGGGTTACTGGAAGCTCGTCGTCAAGCAAGTGA
- the LOC103647921 gene encoding probable serine/threonine-protein kinase At1g54610, which produces MGCVHGRPTTSSPAPAATSSRRRDQPAASQPHQEGVDSSDAAPPADAAAPEQPAAEKPEKVKRERRSRSSRSAATAAAAHAEVRLGGSFANKARGEQVAAGWPAWLSAVAGEAIDGWTPRRADSFEKIDKIGQGTYSNVYKARDSLSGKIVALKKVRFDNLEPESVRFMAREILILRRLDHPNVIKLDGLVTSRMSCSLYLVFDYMVHDLAGLAASPDIKFTLPQVKCYMRQLLSGLEHCHNRGVLHRDIKGSNLLLDNNGVLKIGDFGLASFFDPNHKQPMTSRVVTLWYRPPELLLGATDYGVGVDLWSAGCILAELLAGKPIMPGRTEVEQLHKIFKLCGSPTEEYWKKSKLPHATIFKPQQPYKRRIADTFKDFPQSALRLIETLLAIDPSDRLTATSALNSDFFKTEPYACEPSSLPQYPPSKEMDAKRRDEEARRLKAAGGRANGDGTRKTRTRDRPRAVPAPEANAELQANIDKRRLITHANAKSKSEKFPPPHQDGALGFPLGCSNHMEPSFEPPDPSSFSTVFPYEKSTVPTWSGPLADSAAGNQKRKHKSGRSSKQPATARAR; this is translated from the exons ATGGGCTGCGTGCACGGACGCCCCACCACCTCCAGCCCCGCGCCCGCCGCCACCTCCTCTCGCCGCCGGGACCAGCCCGCGGCCTCCCAGCCGCACCAGGAAGGGGTCGATTCCTCCGACGCCGCGCCTCCAGCGGACGCCGCGGCGCCGGAGCAGCCGGCGGCCGAGAAGCCTGAGAAGGTCAAGCGGGAGCGGCGGTCGCGGTCGTCGCGCTCCGCAGCCACCGCGGCGGCGGCGCACGCCGAGGTGCGCCTGGGCGGGAGCTTCGCCAACAAGGCGCGCGGGGAGCAGGTCGCCGCTGGCTGGCCCGCCTGGCTCTCCGCCGTCGCCGGTGAGGCCATCGATGGCTGGACCCCTCGCCGCGCCGACTCCTTCGAGAAGATCGACAAG ATCGGCCAGGGCACGTACAGCAATGTGTACAAGGCGCGGGACTCGCTCAGCGGcaagatcgtggcgctcaagaagGTGCGCTTCGACAACCTGGAGCCCGAGAGCGTGCGGTTCATGGCGCGCGAGATCCTCATCCTGCGCCGCCTCGACCACCCCAATGTCATCAAGCTCGACGGGCTCGTCACCTCCCGCATGTCCTGCAGCCTCTACCTCGTCTTCGACTACATGGTCCACGACCTCGCCGGCCTCGCTGCCAGCCCCGACATCAAGTTCACGCTGCCCCAG GTCAAGTGCTATATGCGTCAGCTCTTGTCAGGGCTGGAGCACTGCCACAACCGGGGAGTGCTTCATCGCGACATCAAGGGGTCAAACCTGCTTTTGGACAACAACGGTGTGCTGAAGATTGGTGATTTCGGTCTGGCGTCCTTCTTCGACCCCAACCATAAACAGCCAATGACGAGTCGGGTGGTGACACTCTGGTACCGCCCTCCAGAGTTGCTGCTGGGTGCGACGGATTATGGAGTTGGCGTAGACTTGTGGAGTGCAGGATGTATACTGGCTGAATTGCTGGCTGGAAAGCCTATTATGCCTGGACGGACTGAG GTGGAACAGCTGCATAAAATTTTTAAGCTATGTGGCTCTCCGACTGAAGAATATTGGAAAAAATCAAAGTTGCCCCATGCAACTATATTTAAGCCTCAACAGCCATACAAAAGGCGAATAGCAGATACATTCAAAGATTTCCCTCAATCAGCACTTCGACTGATCGAGACACTACTTGCAATCGATCCATCTGACCGATTAACTGCAACTTCTGCATTGAACAGTGAT TTCTTTAAAACAGAGCCTTATGCGTGTGAACCATCAAGTCTGCCCCAATACCCGCCAAGCAAAGAGATGGATGCCAAACGAAGAGACGAAGAAGCTAGACG ATTAAAGGCTGCTGGTGGTAGAGCTAATGGAGATGGAACAAGGAAGACAAGGACACGGGACCGGCCTAGGGCTGTTCCAGCTCCAGAGGCAAACGCCGAACTGCAAGCAAATATTGAT AAAAGAAGGTTAATAACTCATGCAAATGCGAAGAGCAAGAGTGAAAAGTTCCCTCCGCCGCATCAGGATGGCGCACTTGGATTTCCCTTGGGCTGTTCGAACCACATGGAACCTTCATTTGAACCCCCAGACCCTTCTTCCTTCAGCACTGTATTTCCTTACGAAAAAAGCACCGTGCCAACCTGGTCCGGACCATTGGCGGACTCTGCAGCTGGCAACCAGAAGCGGAAACACAAGTCTGGCCGCTCCTCGAAACAACCAGCAACCGCCCGTGCTAGATGA